In Hymenobacter sublimis, a single genomic region encodes these proteins:
- a CDS encoding M1 family metallopeptidase: MKFQYTTGACATALLLNLGLASCAKKLMVSAAATPQAGPGTAAAAGPAVVPGVSLELAQDRARRISRLGYDLHLTIPAGKAAPIAATETVRFQLADARQPVQLDFKEQTANLKSVTVNGQPVAIDHHNEHLVLPAASLQTGLNKVNIQFTAGNQSLNRSEDFLYTLLVPDRARTVFPVFDQPNLKASFTLTLDVPADWEALANGPLLDSTVAAGNKTYRFAPSDTISTYLFSFAAGKFTRLSRRLGGREMQFLHRETDQSKLRLSLDPIFQIHADALTFLQDYTGIPYPFRKFDFVALPDFQYGGMEHVGAIDYKASTLFLDEGATQDQKIARSNLIAHETAHMWFGDLVTMQWFNDVWMKEVFANFMANKITQVAVTGSNYDLKFVIDHYPAAYGVDRTSGANPIRQELDNLKDAGSLYGNIIYHKAPIMMRQLERLMGEEPFRQGLQEYLRTYSFGNATWPDLIQLLDARTPADLQAWNQVWVNQPGRPLFDYDLQTSNGKITSLQLTQQAEDKSARLWPQLFEVLLVYPGGRTKELTVNMNQRQVSVPQAAGEPAPAYILFNSTGLGYGVFPVDKQLTSGLTALQNPVARAAAYVNLYENMLNGRSIAPQQLLAVCRQALPKEKEELNVKLLTGQLTDIFWKLLKPAERVALAPALEKELWQVLQQNPAPNAKKLLFKAYQSVALTQEAQTRLYHIWDKQQAPAGVKLTEDDYTALALALAVRDYPAATPILLRQLTRIQNPDRRKRMEFLLPALSPDVPTRDAFFASLADEKNREKEAWVTSALAYLHHPLRAATSEKYLPQSLALLEEIQQTGDIFFPYSWLQATLGSYQTPSAARTVRDFLAAHPTYNPKLRAKLLQAADDVFRAEKLVL, translated from the coding sequence ATGAAGTTTCAATATACTACTGGTGCGTGTGCCACTGCACTGCTGCTAAATTTGGGCCTGGCCTCCTGCGCTAAAAAACTGATGGTTTCTGCGGCAGCAACCCCGCAAGCCGGGCCGGGAACTGCGGCAGCTGCCGGCCCGGCCGTGGTGCCCGGCGTGAGCCTGGAGCTGGCCCAGGACCGCGCCCGCCGCATTTCCCGCCTGGGCTACGACCTGCACCTGACCATTCCGGCGGGCAAAGCAGCCCCCATTGCCGCCACCGAAACAGTCCGCTTCCAGCTCGCGGATGCCCGCCAGCCCGTGCAGCTCGATTTCAAGGAGCAGACCGCCAATTTGAAAAGCGTAACGGTGAATGGTCAGCCCGTAGCCATTGACCATCACAACGAGCACCTGGTGCTACCCGCCGCTAGCCTGCAAACCGGCCTGAATAAAGTGAATATTCAGTTTACAGCCGGCAACCAAAGCCTCAACCGCAGCGAGGATTTCTTGTACACCCTGCTCGTGCCCGACCGCGCCCGCACGGTGTTTCCGGTTTTCGACCAGCCCAACCTAAAGGCTTCCTTCACGCTCACGCTAGATGTTCCTGCCGATTGGGAGGCCCTAGCCAACGGCCCCCTGCTGGATTCCACGGTAGCGGCCGGAAATAAGACCTACCGGTTTGCGCCTTCGGATACCATCAGTACCTACCTGTTCTCGTTTGCGGCGGGCAAGTTCACGCGCCTTTCCCGCAGGCTGGGGGGTAGGGAAATGCAGTTTTTGCACCGGGAAACCGACCAGAGTAAGCTGCGCCTGAGCCTGGACCCCATCTTCCAGATTCACGCCGATGCGCTGACGTTTCTGCAGGACTACACGGGCATTCCGTACCCGTTCCGCAAGTTCGATTTCGTGGCCCTGCCTGATTTTCAGTACGGCGGTATGGAGCACGTGGGCGCCATCGATTACAAAGCCAGCACCCTGTTTCTGGACGAGGGCGCCACCCAGGACCAGAAAATAGCCCGCTCCAACCTCATTGCCCACGAAACGGCCCACATGTGGTTCGGTGATTTGGTGACCATGCAGTGGTTTAACGACGTGTGGATGAAGGAGGTGTTTGCCAACTTCATGGCCAATAAAATCACCCAGGTGGCCGTCACGGGTTCCAACTACGACCTCAAGTTCGTCATTGACCACTACCCCGCGGCCTACGGCGTCGACCGCACCAGCGGGGCCAACCCCATTCGCCAGGAGCTGGATAATCTGAAAGATGCCGGCTCGCTTTACGGCAACATCATCTACCACAAAGCGCCCATTATGATGCGCCAGCTGGAGCGCCTGATGGGGGAGGAGCCCTTCCGCCAGGGCCTGCAGGAGTACCTGCGCACGTACAGCTTCGGCAACGCCACCTGGCCCGACCTCATCCAACTGCTCGACGCCCGCACCCCCGCCGACCTGCAGGCCTGGAACCAGGTGTGGGTAAACCAGCCCGGCCGCCCCCTCTTCGACTACGACCTGCAAACCAGCAACGGCAAGATTACCAGCCTGCAGCTCACCCAGCAGGCCGAGGACAAGTCGGCGCGGCTCTGGCCCCAGCTGTTTGAGGTGCTGCTGGTGTACCCTGGCGGCCGTACGAAAGAGCTGACCGTGAACATGAACCAGCGCCAGGTGAGCGTGCCCCAGGCCGCAGGAGAACCCGCGCCCGCCTACATCCTGTTCAACTCCACAGGCCTGGGCTACGGCGTCTTTCCGGTGGATAAGCAGCTGACCAGTGGCCTGACCGCCCTGCAAAACCCGGTGGCGCGGGCCGCGGCCTACGTGAATCTCTACGAGAACATGCTCAACGGCCGCAGCATCGCGCCGCAGCAACTGTTGGCGGTGTGCCGGCAAGCCCTACCCAAGGAGAAGGAGGAATTAAACGTGAAGCTGCTCACCGGTCAGCTTACCGACATCTTCTGGAAGCTGTTGAAGCCCGCCGAGCGGGTTGCCCTGGCCCCGGCGCTGGAAAAGGAGCTGTGGCAGGTCCTGCAGCAAAACCCAGCTCCGAATGCCAAGAAGCTGCTGTTCAAGGCGTATCAGTCGGTGGCTCTCACCCAGGAAGCCCAAACGCGCCTTTACCACATCTGGGATAAGCAGCAAGCTCCGGCCGGCGTCAAGCTAACGGAAGATGACTACACGGCCCTGGCCCTGGCCTTAGCCGTGCGCGACTACCCCGCCGCTACCCCCATTCTGCTCCGGCAACTGACCCGCATCCAAAACCCCGACCGCCGCAAGCGCATGGAGTTCCTACTACCCGCCCTTTCCCCCGACGTGCCAACGCGCGACGCCTTCTTTGCCTCGCTCGCCGACGAAAAGAACCGTGAAAAGGAAGCCTGGGTAACCTCGGCCCTGGCTTACCTGCACCACCCGCTGCGAGCCGCTACCTCCGAAAAGTATCTGCCCCAAAGCCTGGCCCTGCTGGAAGAAATTCAGCAAACCGGCGACATTTTCTTTCCCTACTCCTGGCTCCAGGCCACGCTCGGCTCCTACCAAACCCCCAGCGCCGCCCGCACCGTCCGCGACTTCCTGGCCGCCCACCCGACCTATAACCCCAAGCTCCGCGCCAAGCTGCTTCAGGCCGCCGATGACGTATTTCGGGCCGAAAAGCTGGTGCTCTAG
- the pxpB gene encoding 5-oxoprolinase subunit PxpB: MDQPLRRNSEQPLAQLYPLGDAAVVLQFGEVINEATHRTIQAVGAYLNQHPFPGFLEYVPAFTTLTVYYDPWLASQAGRQNPYKRVAKLLHQLLEQVPAIDAEATSAVVEIPVCYGGPFGPDMEFLTRHTGLTPEEVIRLHTEPDYLVYMLGFAPGFPYLGGMNATLTAPRKTQPRTLVPAGSVGIAGAQTGIYSLPTPGGWQLIGRTPRRLFTPEAASPSLLRAGQRLRFVPISQDEYAHLQEHEL, translated from the coding sequence ATGGACCAGCCTTTGCGCCGAAACTCAGAGCAGCCCCTGGCCCAGCTCTATCCCCTGGGCGACGCGGCCGTTGTGCTGCAGTTTGGCGAGGTCATCAACGAAGCCACGCACCGCACAATTCAGGCCGTGGGCGCCTACCTCAACCAGCACCCCTTTCCTGGTTTTCTGGAGTACGTGCCCGCCTTTACTACCCTCACCGTGTACTACGACCCGTGGCTGGCGAGTCAGGCCGGCCGCCAAAACCCGTATAAGCGCGTTGCGAAGCTGCTGCACCAGTTGCTGGAGCAAGTGCCCGCCATCGATGCCGAGGCCACCAGCGCGGTGGTGGAAATTCCGGTGTGCTACGGCGGGCCGTTTGGGCCGGATATGGAGTTTCTGACCCGCCACACCGGCCTCACGCCCGAAGAGGTAATTCGGCTGCACACCGAGCCGGACTACCTGGTGTACATGCTGGGCTTTGCCCCCGGCTTTCCGTACCTGGGCGGGATGAATGCAACGCTCACGGCGCCGCGTAAAACCCAGCCGCGGACCCTAGTACCAGCCGGCTCGGTGGGTATTGCCGGCGCGCAGACGGGCATTTATTCCCTGCCCACGCCCGGCGGCTGGCAACTGATTGGGCGCACTCCGCGGCGCTTGTTTACGCCGGAAGCGGCCTCGCCCAGCCTGCTGCGGGCGGGCCAGCGGCTGCGGTTTGTGCCCATTTCCCAGGACGAGTACGCGCACCTGCAAGAACATGAGCTGTAG
- a CDS encoding 5-oxoprolinase subunit C family protein, giving the protein MSCSILRAGLLTTIQDGGRRGYRQAGVIVSGPMDALALRVANLLVGNRPGAAGLEITLLGPTIRFEADHLLALTGANLSATLDGEPLPLNRPVAVRRGCELAFGPARSGCRAYLALSGGLAVPAVLGSQSTYLRAGIGGFQGRALRAGDVVPAAGPTSAGQRLHRQLLAHRPGRSWAAATWFPAPPLTPPLSATPLIRAVRGLEYGLFSEESQRAFWEAAFTVTPSSDRMGYRLAGPELPRLAGPEILSTAVTFGTVQVPAAGGPIVLLADHQTTGGYPRIAQVITADFSQLAQVPPGGRLRFQEISLSQAHYWYLRQEKTIQHFQRGLALFHHL; this is encoded by the coding sequence ATGAGCTGTAGCATTCTGCGGGCGGGTTTGCTGACCACCATCCAGGATGGGGGCCGCCGGGGCTACCGGCAGGCGGGCGTTATCGTGAGCGGGCCGATGGATGCGCTGGCCCTGCGCGTAGCCAACCTGCTGGTGGGCAACCGGCCAGGCGCGGCGGGGCTGGAAATCACCTTGCTTGGGCCGACAATCCGGTTTGAAGCCGACCACTTGCTTGCCCTAACTGGCGCCAACTTATCGGCTACTCTTGATGGGGAACCTCTACCCCTGAACCGGCCCGTGGCCGTCCGGCGCGGTTGTGAGCTGGCTTTTGGCCCCGCCCGCAGCGGGTGCCGGGCCTACCTGGCGCTGTCGGGCGGGCTGGCCGTACCCGCGGTGCTGGGCAGCCAGTCCACGTATTTGCGGGCTGGTATTGGGGGCTTTCAGGGCCGGGCGTTACGGGCCGGCGACGTGGTGCCAGCTGCCGGCCCCACCTCGGCTGGGCAGCGCCTGCACCGGCAACTGCTCGCCCACCGGCCCGGCCGAAGCTGGGCCGCCGCCACCTGGTTTCCCGCGCCGCCGCTCACGCCGCCGCTCTCCGCCACCCCACTTATCAGGGCCGTGCGGGGGCTGGAATACGGGCTGTTTTCGGAGGAAAGTCAGCGGGCTTTCTGGGAAGCCGCGTTTACCGTAACGCCCAGCTCCGACCGCATGGGCTACCGCCTGGCGGGGCCGGAACTACCGCGGCTGGCGGGGCCGGAAATTCTCTCCACGGCCGTTACCTTCGGCACGGTGCAGGTACCGGCGGCGGGTGGCCCCATTGTGCTGCTGGCCGACCACCAGACCACCGGGGGCTACCCACGCATTGCGCAGGTTATTACGGCCGATTTTTCCCAGCTGGCCCAGGTGCCGCCGGGCGGCCGTCTGCGCTTTCAGGAAATCAGCCTCTCTCAGGCTCATTACTGGTACCTGCGCCAGGAAAAAACCATCCAGCACTTCCAACGAGGCCTCGCCCTTTTTCACCATCTATGA
- a CDS encoding LamB/YcsF family protein, which translates to MTHPYAVDLNCDLGESFGAYSLGHDEAILPFVTSANIACGYHAGDPAVMKRTVRLALQHQVAIGAHPGLPDLVGFGRRDMAISAEEAYDMTVYQLGALAAFVRAEGGTLHHVKPHGALYNMAALNPALAEAIAEAVYRVQPEACLYGLAGSALISAGRKLGLATAQEVFADRTYQPNGTLTPRRQPDALITDSATAIAQVVRMVKESRVRALSGEDVIMQADTICLHGDGPHALEFAQQIRARLEQEGIAVRPYSHPTTA; encoded by the coding sequence ATGACCCACCCGTACGCCGTCGACCTGAATTGCGACCTGGGGGAAAGCTTCGGCGCCTACTCCCTGGGCCACGACGAAGCCATCCTACCCTTTGTTACCTCCGCTAACATTGCCTGCGGCTACCACGCCGGCGACCCAGCCGTGATGAAGCGCACCGTGCGCCTGGCCCTGCAACACCAGGTAGCCATCGGGGCCCACCCTGGCCTGCCCGACCTGGTGGGTTTCGGCCGCCGCGACATGGCCATTTCGGCGGAAGAAGCCTACGATATGACGGTGTACCAACTGGGCGCCCTGGCTGCTTTCGTGCGGGCCGAAGGCGGAACGCTACACCACGTCAAGCCCCACGGGGCCCTCTACAACATGGCCGCCCTGAACCCGGCCCTGGCCGAAGCCATTGCCGAAGCCGTGTACCGGGTGCAGCCCGAAGCCTGCCTCTACGGCTTGGCCGGCAGCGCCCTAATCAGCGCCGGCCGGAAGCTGGGCCTGGCCACGGCGCAGGAGGTTTTCGCCGACCGCACCTACCAGCCCAACGGCACGCTCACGCCCCGCCGGCAACCCGATGCCCTTATCACGGATTCGGCCACGGCCATAGCCCAGGTAGTGCGCATGGTAAAAGAAAGCCGGGTGCGCGCCCTCTCCGGCGAGGACGTTATCATGCAAGCGGATACCATCTGCCTGCACGGCGACGGGCCCCACGCCCTGGAGTTTGCCCAGCAGATTCGGGCCAGGCTCGAACAGGAAGGCATTGCGGTGCGCCCATACTCCCACCCCACTACCGCATGA
- a CDS encoding NRAMP family divalent metal transporter: protein MRPARNWGVLLGAAFLMATSAVGPGFLTQTTVFTQSLGASFGFVILTSILMDIGVQLNIWRVIAVSELRAPDIANRVLPGLGGFISLLILLGGLAFNIGNVGGAGLGLQVLTGLPVTLCAVLAAALALAIFLVREAGPLMDRFAQLMGLVMILVIIYVAFTTQPPVAEAALRTIVPTTINYQAIITLVGGTVGGYITFSGGHRLLDAGVKGAAALPEVSRSAVMGVSVASLIRVFLFLATLGVVSRGLALDASNPTASVFELAAGTVGYKLFGVVMFAAAITSIIGSAYTSISFLKSMLPSVATHENRWIIGFIVLSTLLFVTIGKPVSLLLWAGALNGFILPITLGTLLVAAYRRNIIGSYRHPLWLTVFGVLVVGIMTWMSGSVLVEQVASLWK, encoded by the coding sequence ATGAGGCCGGCTCGCAACTGGGGCGTGCTGCTGGGCGCCGCCTTCCTGATGGCTACCTCGGCGGTAGGGCCGGGCTTCCTAACCCAAACTACCGTGTTTACGCAGTCCTTAGGCGCCAGCTTCGGCTTTGTTATTCTGACCTCCATTCTGATGGATATTGGGGTGCAGCTGAATATCTGGCGGGTAATTGCCGTGTCGGAGCTGCGGGCCCCGGACATTGCCAACCGGGTACTGCCGGGGCTGGGCGGCTTTATTTCCCTCCTGATTCTGCTGGGCGGGCTGGCCTTCAACATTGGCAACGTGGGCGGGGCCGGCCTGGGCCTGCAGGTACTCACGGGCCTACCCGTCACCCTCTGCGCCGTGCTGGCGGCGGCCCTGGCCCTGGCCATCTTTCTGGTGCGCGAGGCCGGCCCGCTCATGGACCGATTTGCCCAGCTCATGGGGCTGGTGATGATTCTGGTTATCATCTACGTGGCCTTCACCACCCAGCCGCCCGTGGCGGAAGCGGCGCTGCGCACTATCGTGCCTACTACCATTAACTACCAAGCCATTATCACGCTGGTAGGCGGCACGGTGGGCGGCTACATCACTTTCTCCGGCGGCCACCGCCTGCTCGATGCGGGCGTAAAGGGCGCGGCCGCCCTGCCGGAAGTGTCGCGCAGTGCCGTTATGGGCGTGTCGGTGGCTTCCCTGATCCGGGTGTTTCTGTTTCTGGCCACGCTGGGGGTAGTAAGCCGGGGCCTGGCCCTGGACGCCAGCAACCCCACAGCCTCGGTATTTGAGCTGGCGGCGGGCACCGTGGGCTACAAGCTATTCGGGGTGGTGATGTTTGCGGCGGCCATTACGTCCATTATCGGCTCGGCCTACACCTCTATTTCCTTTCTCAAATCGATGCTGCCCAGCGTAGCTACCCACGAAAACCGCTGGATCATCGGCTTTATCGTCCTGTCGACGCTTCTGTTTGTCACCATTGGCAAGCCCGTGAGCCTGCTGCTCTGGGCGGGCGCCCTGAACGGGTTCATCCTGCCCATTACCCTCGGTACCTTGCTCGTGGCCGCCTACCGCCGCAACATCATCGGCAGCTACCGCCATCCGTTGTGGCTAACCGTGTTTGGGGTATTGGTGGTAGGAATTATGACGTGGATGAGCGGCTCAGTGCTGGTAGAACAGGTGGCCAGTTTGTGGAAATAA
- a CDS encoding amidohydrolase family protein — translation MKLLPRLLTATLPLLAAGCAGRHTSPTFDLVLTHANVVDVETGRVRPNQTVAISEGQIRQVTASGPAPAARRTLDATGKYLIPGLWDMHVHFRGGDSLAAANRNLLPLYLAHGITTVRDAGGDLTPSIFAWRQQIRAGQLAGPTIYTSGPKIDGPKAFWAGSLEVETQAQIDKALDSLQRLKTDYVKIYESTISREAFLSTITAAEKRGMTTTGHMPYTATLREASERGLDATEHLYYVFKACSSKEDSITQAVQRSLSTPKPLGLFAVLPAIYRTYDPATAARMYRTLAKNHTAVVPTLYIQKLLAELPETDHSRDSLLAYIGPKIQATYARRLAGARAQSAATRAFNKQLSAKFMSLVPALQQAGVTLLAGSDSGASNSYVYPGASLLGELELLVQAGLTPAQALQAATINGARFLKADHRAGTIRAGKDADLVLLDQNPLADIRNLRQINAVVTRGRVYTAPELRQMMRAVKH, via the coding sequence ATGAAACTGCTACCCCGCCTGCTAACGGCAACCCTTCCCCTGCTCGCCGCGGGCTGCGCCGGCCGCCACACTTCCCCAACTTTTGACCTGGTGCTTACCCACGCCAACGTGGTGGACGTGGAAACCGGCCGGGTGCGGCCCAATCAAACGGTGGCCATTTCCGAGGGGCAGATTCGGCAGGTTACCGCCAGCGGCCCAGCACCAGCGGCCCGGCGCACGCTCGATGCCACCGGAAAATACCTCATTCCGGGCCTCTGGGACATGCACGTGCACTTTCGGGGCGGCGACTCGCTAGCCGCGGCCAACCGCAACTTGCTACCCCTCTACCTGGCGCACGGTATTACCACCGTGCGCGACGCGGGCGGCGACTTGACGCCGAGCATCTTCGCGTGGCGCCAGCAAATCCGGGCCGGCCAGTTGGCTGGACCTACTATCTACACGTCGGGGCCGAAAATTGACGGCCCGAAGGCTTTTTGGGCGGGCTCCCTGGAAGTGGAAACTCAGGCACAGATTGACAAGGCCCTAGATTCCTTGCAGCGGCTGAAGACGGATTACGTCAAGATCTACGAAAGCACCATCTCGCGGGAGGCCTTTCTCAGCACCATTACCGCCGCCGAAAAACGCGGGATGACTACCACGGGCCACATGCCCTACACGGCCACCCTGCGCGAGGCCTCGGAGCGCGGCCTGGATGCCACGGAGCACCTGTATTACGTGTTTAAGGCCTGCTCCAGCAAGGAAGACAGCATTACCCAGGCCGTGCAGCGCAGCCTGAGCACGCCCAAGCCGTTGGGCCTGTTTGCGGTGCTGCCCGCCATTTACCGCACCTACGACCCTGCCACTGCCGCCCGCATGTACCGGACGCTGGCGAAAAACCACACGGCCGTTGTGCCTACCCTCTACATTCAGAAGCTCCTAGCGGAGCTGCCCGAAACCGACCACTCCCGCGACTCGCTCCTGGCCTACATCGGCCCCAAGATTCAAGCTACCTACGCCCGCCGCCTGGCCGGAGCCCGGGCCCAATCGGCGGCCACCCGCGCGTTCAATAAGCAACTGAGCGCCAAGTTCATGAGCCTGGTTCCGGCCCTGCAGCAGGCCGGCGTTACGCTCCTAGCCGGCTCCGACAGCGGGGCTTCCAACTCGTATGTGTACCCCGGCGCCTCTCTGCTCGGCGAGCTGGAGCTGTTGGTGCAGGCTGGCCTCACGCCGGCTCAGGCCCTGCAAGCCGCCACCATCAACGGGGCGCGTTTCCTCAAAGCCGACCACCGCGCTGGCACCATCCGGGCGGGCAAGGACGCCGACCTGGTGCTGCTAGACCAGAATCCGCTGGCCGACATCCGCAACCTGCGCCAGATCAATGCGGTAGTCACGCGCGGCCGAGTGTACACCGCCCCGGAGCTGCGCCAGATGATGCGGGCCGTAAAGCACTAG
- a CDS encoding glycosyl hydrolase 115 family protein: MSICSFRRPFSARRFKGVLVALLLLTCPAVWAQTTLPGTEAYVSGKKSKGSFPLVAARRAAALYASPADWPGVLRAARDLQADINRVTTLTPTLTTDKAPSGQQVVLIGTIGKSPLIDGLVQAGKLNVAGVAGKWETFVVEVVDKPLPGVEQALVIAGSDKRGTIFGIYDLSLQMGVSPWYWWADVPTKPQSALYVGAGRHTQGTPQVKYRGIFINDEAPALQNWAKEKFGGVNSKMYSHMFELILRLKGNYLWPAMWGNMFNVDDPQNPVLADEYGIVMGTSHHEPLTRAHEEWKHAGKGPWNYQTNAATLQEFWRGGMQRMGTRENIVSIGMRGDGDEPMSQESNIALLERIVADQRRIIAETTGKPAEQTPQLWALYKEVQDYYDKGMRVPDDVTLLLCDDNWGNLRKLPKLAEKPRAGGYGIYYHFDYVGGPRNYKWLNTNPLPRIWEQMHLAHAYGANQIWIVNVGDLKPMELPISFFLDYAWNPARLAADQVDDYTRQWAAQQFGEKHAAGIADILAKYAKYNARRKPELLSPTTYSLTNYHEFQTVVADYQTLLTQAEQIGRQLPAQHQDAYFQLVLHPVAACANLNELYYTVALNREAAKNGQANTNALAEKAKALFAKDADISRRYHALAGGKWNHMMDQTHIGYTIWQQPEKNVMPAVQTLAQPTTAASAVTPAQPAPVKKSPTTSAAGAVFMEVDGYVSMEAEHYSKAVNGGGVSWQTIPDLGRTLSGVTTFPATAPAQNPTASSPCLEYRVRLTSPGPVTVHAYLAPTLDFTNSQGLRYAVSFDDEAPQIINLHTGLVADNGNRPWERAVAENIIIKTSVHTLAAPGEHVLRFWRVDPGVVLEKLVVDMGGLKPSYLGPPESPRGPVATP; this comes from the coding sequence CCCTACCCGGGACGGAGGCTTACGTATCTGGCAAAAAAAGCAAGGGCAGCTTCCCGCTGGTAGCGGCCCGGCGCGCCGCAGCCCTGTACGCCAGCCCCGCCGACTGGCCGGGCGTGTTGCGGGCCGCCCGGGATTTGCAGGCCGACATCAACCGCGTGACTACCCTGACGCCCACGCTAACCACCGACAAAGCGCCCAGCGGCCAGCAGGTAGTGCTAATTGGTACCATCGGCAAAAGCCCGCTGATTGACGGGCTGGTGCAGGCCGGCAAGCTGAACGTGGCGGGCGTGGCCGGCAAGTGGGAAACCTTTGTGGTGGAAGTCGTCGACAAGCCCCTGCCGGGTGTGGAGCAGGCCCTAGTCATTGCCGGCAGCGACAAGCGCGGCACCATCTTCGGCATCTACGACCTGTCCCTGCAGATGGGAGTTTCGCCCTGGTACTGGTGGGCCGATGTGCCGACCAAGCCCCAATCGGCCCTGTACGTGGGGGCCGGCCGCCACACCCAGGGCACGCCCCAGGTGAAGTACCGCGGCATCTTCATCAACGATGAAGCGCCGGCCCTGCAGAATTGGGCCAAGGAGAAGTTCGGGGGCGTCAATTCCAAGATGTACAGCCACATGTTCGAGCTGATTTTGCGGCTCAAGGGCAACTACCTCTGGCCGGCCATGTGGGGCAACATGTTTAACGTGGACGACCCCCAAAACCCCGTACTGGCCGACGAGTACGGCATTGTAATGGGCACTTCCCACCACGAGCCCCTCACGCGGGCCCACGAGGAGTGGAAGCACGCCGGCAAGGGCCCCTGGAACTACCAAACCAACGCCGCTACCCTCCAGGAGTTCTGGCGCGGCGGCATGCAGCGCATGGGCACCCGCGAAAACATCGTCAGCATTGGCATGCGCGGCGACGGCGACGAGCCCATGAGCCAGGAAAGCAACATTGCCCTGCTGGAGCGCATCGTGGCCGATCAGCGCCGCATTATTGCTGAAACCACTGGCAAGCCCGCCGAGCAAACGCCCCAGCTCTGGGCCCTCTATAAGGAAGTGCAGGACTACTACGACAAGGGCATGCGCGTGCCCGACGACGTGACCCTGCTGCTCTGCGACGACAACTGGGGCAACCTGCGCAAGCTGCCCAAGCTCGCGGAAAAGCCCCGCGCTGGCGGCTACGGTATCTACTACCACTTCGACTACGTGGGCGGCCCACGCAACTACAAGTGGTTGAATACGAACCCACTGCCGCGCATCTGGGAGCAGATGCACCTGGCCCACGCGTACGGCGCCAACCAAATCTGGATTGTCAACGTGGGCGACCTGAAGCCCATGGAACTGCCCATCAGCTTTTTCCTGGACTACGCCTGGAACCCCGCCCGCTTAGCTGCCGACCAAGTAGATGACTACACCCGGCAGTGGGCCGCCCAGCAGTTCGGGGAGAAACACGCGGCTGGCATTGCCGATATTCTGGCCAAGTACGCCAAGTACAACGCCCGCCGCAAGCCGGAACTGCTCAGCCCCACGACCTACAGCCTCACGAATTACCACGAGTTCCAGACGGTAGTAGCCGACTACCAGACCCTGCTAACCCAGGCCGAACAAATTGGTCGGCAGCTGCCCGCCCAGCACCAGGACGCGTATTTTCAGCTGGTGCTGCACCCGGTAGCCGCCTGCGCCAACCTCAACGAGCTGTACTACACCGTGGCCCTGAACCGCGAGGCAGCCAAGAACGGGCAGGCCAACACCAATGCCCTGGCCGAAAAAGCCAAGGCTTTATTCGCCAAAGACGCCGACATCTCGCGCCGCTACCACGCGCTGGCGGGCGGCAAATGGAACCACATGATGGACCAGACCCACATCGGCTACACCATCTGGCAGCAGCCGGAAAAGAACGTAATGCCGGCCGTGCAAACCCTTGCCCAGCCCACCACGGCAGCTTCCGCGGTGACTCCGGCCCAACCGGCGCCCGTGAAAAAATCACCAACAACATCGGCTGCCGGGGCCGTATTTATGGAAGTGGATGGCTACGTGTCCATGGAAGCGGAGCACTACAGCAAGGCCGTGAACGGGGGCGGGGTAAGCTGGCAGACGATACCGGACCTAGGCCGCACGCTCTCGGGCGTCACGACGTTTCCGGCCACCGCGCCGGCCCAGAACCCCACCGCCAGCAGCCCCTGCCTGGAGTACCGGGTCCGGCTGACTAGCCCCGGGCCCGTAACTGTGCACGCCTACCTGGCCCCAACCCTGGACTTCACCAACAGCCAGGGCCTGCGCTACGCCGTGTCCTTCGACGACGAAGCTCCCCAGATTATCAACCTGCACACCGGCCTGGTAGCCGACAACGGCAACCGGCCCTGGGAGCGGGCTGTAGCCGAAAACATCATCATCAAAACCTCCGTGCACACGCTGGCTGCCCCCGGCGAGCATGTGCTCCGGTTCTGGCGCGTAGACCCCGGCGTGGTGCTGGAAAAGCTAGTGGTAGACATGGGTGGACTAAAACCCAGCTACCTCGGCCCCCCAGAAAGCCCCCGCGGCCCGGTTGCTACCCCGTAG